Proteins co-encoded in one Balearica regulorum gibbericeps isolate bBalReg1 chromosome 24, bBalReg1.pri, whole genome shotgun sequence genomic window:
- the PNPO gene encoding pyridoxine-5'-phosphate oxidase translates to MDLGALRGSYRGDAEAFEEQHLASRDPIQQFGVWFKEAAGCPAVGEANAMCLATCTRDGKPSARMVLLKGFGQDGFRFFTNHESRKGKELDANPFASLVFYWEPLNRQVRIEGSVKRLPEEESERYFHSRPKSSQIGALVSRQSTVIPDREYLRKKNAELEERYRDTTVPKPAYWGGYILCPDVMEFWQGQTNRLHDRIVFRRLRDGSVPLGDMTHRGEGKWVFERLSP, encoded by the exons TACCGGGGGGACGCGGAG gcCTTCGAGGAGCAGCACCTGGCCTCCCGCGACCCCATCCAGCAGTTCGGGGTCTGGTTCAAGGAGGCCGCGGGGTGCCCGGCCGTGGGGGAGGCCAACGCCATGTGCTTGGCCACCTGCACCAG GGATGGGAAGCCATCGGCCCGCATGGTGCTGCTGAAGGGCTTCGGGCAGGATGGCTTCCGCTTCTTCACCAACCACGAGAGCCGTAAGGGGAAGGAGCTG GACGCCAACCCCTTCGCTTCGCTCGTCTTTTACTGGGAGCCCCTCAACCGACAG GTACGGATCGAGGGCTCGGTGAAGCGGCTGCCGGAGGAGGAATCGGAGCGGTACTTCCACTCCCGCCCCAAGAGCAGCCAGATCGGGGCCCTTGTCAGCCGGCAAAGCACCGTCATTCCGGACAGGGAG tATCTGAGGAAGAAGAACGCGGAGCTGGAGGAGCGGTACAGGGACACGACGGTGCCGAAGCCGGCGTACTG GGGGGGTTACATCCTGTGTCCAGACGTCATGGAGTTCTGGCAGGGCCAGACCAACCGCCTGCACGACCGCATCGTCTTCCGACGCCTGCGGGACGGCTCGGTCCCCCTGGGAGACATGACGCACCGGGGAGAAGGCAAATGGGTCTTCGAGCGCTTGTCCCCGTGA
- the PRR15L gene encoding proline-rich protein 15-like protein codes for MADSHGWWKLTFLRKRRSAPTVLYESPDSHAAAGGESQEGPGEEGPPGFTTRLEKIVDKNSKGKHVKVSNSGRFKEKKKVRATLADNPNLCAAGEREEK; via the coding sequence ATGGCCGACAGCCACGGCTGGTGGAAGCTGACCTTCCTGCGGAAGCGCCGGTCGGCACCCACGGTGCTGTACGAGAGCCCCGACAGCCACGCTGCCGCCGGCGGCGAGAGCCAGGAGGGGCCGGGCGAGGAGGGGCCGCCCGGCTTCACCACCCGCCTGGAGAAGATCGTGGACAAGAACAGCAAAGGCAAACACGTCAAGGTCTCCAACTCGGGACGCTtcaaggagaagaagaaagtgcGGGCGACCCTGGCCGACAACCCCAACCTCTGCGCCGCCGGCGAGCGGGAGGAGAAATGA